Part of the Sander lucioperca isolate FBNREF2018 chromosome 1, SLUC_FBN_1.2, whole genome shotgun sequence genome is shown below.
agtgaatgcacgtgtccgtgggtggggctgcatgggcgtggtaatgtgggctggtgtggctacagtgccagggctgaatttttgtcccagtccgcccctgatCTTCATCATCCTTGACACCATCTTCCATTCAGCAGCATTTGGCTCATTGCGGCAGTAGCATCATCATTGTCATCCTCAGTGTTCCTATGATATCCACGTTTGAATCTTTTTCTCAGTATTACTGTCCACAGTGACTCATATGCTGTACAGGAACGGCTACAACATTTACTGGATTGCAAACACTCCTTCTTTCAGTCTGTAAGAGCCGTGTGTGAGTATGGAAGTAGAATGAGTGAGACATAGAGAGGAAGTTATGTTTATAACAACCCCAGCGCTGCTGCTCGTCATATACAGCAACATTTCCCCTCAGTGTATTTATGTACCTACAACATAGCTTCCCTTTTATGGGATAGCCATAGCTTTGCACCACCATTCATCTTCTGGCTCACTTTCCCTTTGTCCTGCTCtgtgttctgtttgttttaccTTCACCCTCTCTCACTCACCCACCCTCCcattttatgtttgtttctCCATCTTTTTTTACTATTTCTGTTCGTCTCAGCAGCTATATTTTCTGCTCCGTCAcattctgtttgtctctgttctGTTGCTCTTCTAATTGgttttcttttcacattttatttacgTCCGTTGGGCTCTTCCTGTTTCTCACATTAGTTTTGTCTGAATCACAGGTGGCTGTGACCTTAGTGACCCTGGAGGCTGGTGTTACTGAGTAATtagctgtttctgtctgtttttctccccctcctctcAGCATCCAGACTCAGCCGACAGATTGCCAAACTTCACCAAACTGGAACAGGGAACACTGGTTCTGTTATTTCCCACTTGATCTACTTAGTTTCCACTCCTGccctcctcctccatccattTCTTCATGTTTTGAGTGTCTAGGGCTTCTGGGGCAAGTCTCTGCTCTATCACATGGCCACTGGACCAGAGACCCTCCCTACACTCAAACAAGTACCCATTTACCTGGGGCACCCCCTCCCTTACCTTCCAAGACCCCCTTCACTGATCCTGAACATAGCCTCCCCGAAAGTATTCACATTTGAAATGCagatgaaaaagaaagaaggaaaaggaaaaagctaGCTGAGTTTAGCATTGTGATGATGACCCCTCCAACTCTGTGGGTGGCACTTGGGTATTTTCCCTGTTCCTGTTTAGGAGGCAGTGAGTGGCAGAGGTGTGTCAGGAGGATGAGCCAAAACTGAACccactcctcctctctctctctctctctctctctctctctctctctctctctctgtctgtgcttGCAGCTAGCAGGGTTTTTGGTTTGGTTGTCtttgctcaatggtgttttaagcctctaacgtcgccttccaggcagctaaccctaaccttaaccctaaacataaccattgctgcactgcctggaaggtgacattgggggcttaaaacaccaaacaccgttgTCTTTTGGGTTCTGTTAGATTTGCTTTCCACACACTCACCTACCCCCATGCACACACTACACCACTGATATACTGAAATACACATTTCACATTCTCAATTGTATATGGTATTGTCCTTAATTATGTGTGGTCTCCCTTATTTTATTTGGACTTTGAGCTAGTTCATGACACCATCCTGCAGATTACACTCTGAAGTACCCCCGGCAGCCAGCACTGGCTGAGTCTGCTTTGTTTGTTATAGAGCTGAGAGGCCACTTGGCCTGCACGGAGATCTGAGCCTATACACTGTGTacatagtaaaataaaaatgtgtattttattcTATACTGCATCAAAATTACAATTTGCAACAAATGTGAAATTACCTGTTATATTATGTTAATTGCACTGCAATGTTACTATAGACTTTGGATAAATAGTCAAtttgactgtgttttttttcaaatataatttgGCCACACAAAATATGATTTGAATCACAGTAATGtgcatatttactgtatacTATAAGTTAAAATGTAagttctatgtgtgtgtttcagtggttACATGACAGCTCCTGCTCATTTTAAGTTTCCATTTGTCATTTTTAGAGCGAGAGAAAGTAAATGCCTCTCCTTTACGTCCTCCCTGAGATGAGGAGCAGCATTTGGTGTTCTGGCGAGATAATCAAGTGACTAATTGTAGAGCGTCTGATTTCTGCCGATGGGGGCATCTGATGTGCTGGAAGGGAGAAATCCTATTTTGCCAACGGATTTTCCAAGGAGGTTAAAGAGGAGATGGTtagaagaaaaagaacataattACAGAAAATGAGAGAGGGGAGACGTTTGCGTGTCACATTGATTTGTTTGTTGATAATTCATGTTGGAAATCGGTCAGACAGAAATGGAATTGTATTGACATTAGAGTCCTAGCTGCTTGTGTAGCCATTAGTGATCAtattgtctgtgttgtgtgctatgttctgtgtgtgtgtgtgtgtgtgtgtgtgtgtgtgtgtgtgtgtagtgtgttgtttAAATATGACTGCAtgtgttctctctctttctctgtctgcctctgcTTATGTaagtgtgtgaaagtgtgtgtgtgtgtatatagctGCCTGTGGTTTAAACATGTCAAATGTCtcttgtgagtgtgtttgtgtgcgcacATGCAGGAGCTTGCACATCAGTGGTCTCataatctgtctctctctggcttttgtgtgtttttgtctagaGAGTCTGTCTGGGACTATCACTGTTATTAGATGCTACTGtatgtgtctttttgtgtgcgtctgtcttaGCAAGCAAGAGGGGGTAGTTTTATTCTTTAGAATATTCATCATCCATCATCCTGAGATGGATAGACTCTATAGACAGTATATTTGGGTGGCTGTTGGACTCCAGCCAGTGCGATGAATGACTCCACTGCACTGCGGAGCTTATGctgtggaaaacaacaaaacaatattacTCTTTCATGaagcaaaaataaacaaaactcaGTAGACTCAAGCTATTTTTTCTTAAAGGGATTACAGATAATGGCACTACTGTGAGTGCAAATTACCACAGCTTTTGTTTGTGCTCTTTACTTTGCCTTCACTTGACATGGCATAATTCGAGGTGACTGAAACTTAATAGTGTAAAACAGTGGCAGATGGCTTTTAGGAAAGATTTTCAAAATGTTGATCCTTTCCCTCCTGGAAATAAtggaaaataagaataataaaataacaaccCGTGAGCAGACCCAATTCTCCAATTAGAGGAAAGTGTATTATTGTGTGttttatcagtgtgtgtgtgtgtgtgtgtgtgtgtgtatatgtgtgtgtgtgtgtgagagacacaaacacatatatgcGATATGTGTGTCGAGGGGCTCCAGTTGGCTGACACCTTTAATGAAGTGTATAGTGAGTGAAAATTACACTTCACCATTCCTTTCAGAGTTCCATTGTCATGGGTTACAGCTAATGAGCAAAGCCTGATAACTCTCACAATTAGTCACAGACCAAGGCATTATTTGACATATATGTGTGTCATCAcagcctttctctctcttcctttcttaATTTTCCTTTCAACTAAACCACGTCATCTGATTGTGCTGGGTGAGTTAGGTCTGTTGCAGTTTTTTGGAGTTTTACAAAATATAACACTGATCACCACTCGAAGGCATGCAGATGGGTTCGATTtcctttgtatgtgtgtgtgtgtgtgtgtgtgtgtgtgtgtgagtgactgatgATGAGGATAGCAGGAAACCCGTAGCAAAGTAGGGAACGAGTGCCACATCCAAAAAGCAATAATAAACGGTAATCTCCTTAGCCGTCCCAATTATGGCTGTCCCTCCATGTAGACTATGTAAACAAGGCTTCAGGCTGTATTTAGATTTCTCATGTGATATGCACATTGAATCCTGGTCCACTGTAATCCTCTTTATTGTTGAATACAGTTGATGTGGGACAGTAGGACACGGCTACGTTTTTGCTGTTTGTTTATGTCTATGTTCAAATTTCCAATTTGGGGATGGGTTGAAGTATTTTTGatgtaatgtgtatttgtgtgtgtgtgtgtgtgtgtgtgtgtgtgtgtgtgtgtgtgtgtatccctcTGTCCTTGCTCTCTATGCCTGCCAGCGATTCTATAGTGACAGAACAGGTGCAGATGAATATGAGACAGTTCGGCAGAGCTTTTAGGGTCTGGCCCGCTAATCGTGTCCAATGCATCATGTAAGAACATACTGGATTGCAATCTCCACCTTTAGCACCTTATTTTTAGTGTCTAGCACCAATGTCAAATCTGTTTCACAGAGAGCACACACATTTATGTTCTATACAAACGAGGGCATGTGACATGCAGAGCAGTTTTGTTGCTATAAGTAATTACTTGAAGGAAATGACTGCGGATAAGACAGGCACTATAAGACTCAGACAAAAGACTACCTGGTAgactttttctaaaatgtaatcACCCCCTATGAGTTCTTACACACTCACCAATCTCACACCCTTTCCTGTTCTCTCATCACCCCAGTGAGACATTCCCCACACTGACCCAGAAATGGACTGACTCAACTGTCTCTCATCACTATGaaaatgatagatagatagatagatagatagatagatagatagatagagatagatagattgatgaGACTTTGTTTTGTGACTCTATTAACACACATCCCTGTTTGGTGACGTGCTTCCAGCGCCCTCCATCCCCTCTCCTGATCTGCAattatctatctctctctctctctctctctctctctctctctctctctctctctctctccctctctctccctctctctttcattcGCTTTGTCATACACTAAACCCAGGGTGAAGATGGGAAGCTGTTCACGATCCggtgtgctgctgtgttttgtCCTTCATTAATCCCTCCTTTCGTCTCATTTAATTCATACTGGATCGATATCCAGTAAGGGCAGACAGTCGGTAGCATCTATCCGACACGTATCGACCCTTTACTGGATAAAAGAAAAAGCGAAGGTTTGCAAAAACGGGGATCCGGCGTGCCCTTCTTCTGCGCCATGCACGCTCAAGCAAAGGAGATCCTGCTGTACTGCGCACCGAGACGCGCGAGAGGACATGTATGCGCACCACTGATCCCCGTTGAACTTCACCTCCTCTGACAGACCCTAGAGTCATTTGGATTTTGGATATCGCTACTGTAGCCTATCGCAGTCTGTGCTTAACCTCACGCCTGGCAAGGTGATTTGGATTTAAACGCCACCAAGTAGAACAGGTAGTGCTCTTTCACTGGGACCCTGATCTGCGCGGACACGTGGATTTGATTAGTTCTGTTTCATGTGAGGGGAGACGCTGCCTTAATATCCCACTCAGCGACATATGGTGGTCTGTGGGCGCAGATTTCAAGCTATCGAGCCGCTGCTTCTCCAAAGCGTGTCCACGGCGGACCTGGAGCGGACAGAGCCGGGGACGCTGAGGAATGCGGAGCCGGGTTTTGGTCTTTTCCAGCTCACCTGCGGAAGTCTTCGCAGCCCAAACCAAAGTAAGTAAGTCCCTTACAACGTCCTATGGTATTTCGAGGAATCTCTTATTTGTGGGCTACTTCTAACCGTGACTAAAGCCTACTTTATGGTGTTTTCATTATCACTTATGGCATCACTATGACCTGATTTGTACAGTATAGATGTCACTGGATATTTATCAGTTAAGTTAGCTTGTCAGACATAGGCTATTTTGCGGGCAATGTGACGACGCTGTTTCCAAATGTGTCACACAGGAATCGCTACATTCTACTTTATCGGTGCATCAGAGATAGGACACCCAGACTGAACAAACACGGGGTCAGGCTACATAACCTTCTCCGTGTCTTTTCATCCTCCAGCCGACCGACGCAGCCGGTGAGCACGCGAAGTACCATGCTAAGGCAGATCCTCCTCAACTCCACCGACACCCCAGACTTAGACCTGGTGCTCATGGCCCAGTTCTCCACGCACGCGCCCTCCTCCCTGAACGCCTCACACGGCGGTTCGGTGAGCGTGGCCGCTCTTCTGAGACCCATCGCGGGGCGAGGGGCAGGAGGGCTCCGGGAGGGCGAGCTCCACAAACCAGACCTGATCACCTACATAGTCATGTGCCTACTGCTCTTCCTGTTGGTGTTGCTTATTGTGTTCTTCATCAACTGCCAGCTCCGGAACTCTTTCTTCGCCTCCATGCCATATGACAGGTCGCTGAGAGAGGCCCGGACCTCCTACAAGTAGTAGGCTAGACCCCCGGGACTAATCTCTATGACCCTGGGTCTTTTGTGAGACTCCTGTGTGTAGGTTGACGGGTCACCCCTTAACTGCTGCTGTACGTACTCAACTCACGAAGTTGTTGCCTTTATcaaatggtaacactttacttgaaggtatctacataagagtgacatgacactgtcatgaacacatggcactgtcatgacacatgaactctaaccctaaccataacttgtcatgacaaaaaccgaatgacacttactgacagaagcattatgtcataaatgtttatgacttgtttatgtttatgacacgttcatgacagtgtcatgtcactcttatgtagataccttcaagtaaagtgtaactgaCCAAATGTTGCCCACATGTTCCACAGCACCATCCCCAAAAAGAGTTCTTCAGAtgatgggggtgggggtggggggaggcATTTGAGAAGATGAATAGGGTATATGGGCCCACTGCAGGTGGCAAAATAACAGTAGGCTATAACTCCTGATTAAATTAGTGACTCATATTTTTTGGGTCTACAATGTGAAACAATCCATCATCTCCTGCAACCCCCTCGTGGTCAGCGCACTGCACTTTGGAAACTTATTAAATTATGTATTcctttacagtatatactccCAAGCTTGTATTTATTCATCTAGCTGCTTACAAATTTGACCTGGCGCCTGCTGTTTGGGTCCAAATTCACAGTATTCCACACTGGCCCTGACactttaatgtgtttttgttcatgGAACGTGACTTATGGAAACATAAATAGTCTACAGTTGATTGTATATAACATATTTTGTATGACTGTAACTTAACTGTCTTGCTTGTGAAATGAAGTAATCAGCACATAATGTTCACCCTTTTGTCCACTGTAAAATGCTAATTAAATGACAGACTGTAGGCCTATGTTGTCACATAAAGATATTCAAATGTACTCCGAAATGGCAGTCATTTCGTTTATCCATCTGTTTATTAATGGCGGTGCTGAAAATGATGCTGCTGCAGCTCTGAGGTGAAGGGCCAACTGTTAATCATTTAATACAAGGCGTTTTCAAGAGTGCCATAGTGCTGCTATAGCCTTACCGTACACTTTCACTTTTAATTAACCTCTCCCCCACAATTTATAGCGCCAATATCCCAGAGAATGAAGACTTGAGGCTGAAGTTTATGTCGAGATTGTGCGATAAACCAAACTGTTTCACTGCCACCGTCGATGCGCAAATCCTCTCCAATCTTGTTGTTGGAAACATCTCTCACATACCAAGACAGACAGATGAGCCTATCTCTGTATAAtcctgtggctgtgtgtgtggtcGTATAAGTGCACAGGTTTGTGTACGTCTGAGAGGTAAGAGAAACGCTGCACTTCAAGTATTGGACATTATATCTTATACAAACACAGTGAATATTGTTGTTGTCTGTTGTGCGTATTCAAAATCATCTCTGAATCAAAGAAGCGCTGAAATAATGCATTACAAGCGGGGAACAGAAGGCCACATCTGGAGTgttaatataattattatatataggcctaataatTGTATAATAACCGACCAACTCAATGCTGTTTTTAGAAGACAATCCGCTAAGAATCGGGTCAGAATATTCAGAACAATATTCTATATGTGCCGAATTGaataaatgcaaataaataattttagaGAACAAAAACATCACAATTGCTTCTTTGGAGTACATTAACTGCTAAACATGCTGTTTTAACTCTGGTGACACTACAGCGCCTGCCTGCCACCACTTGGTGGCGCCCCAAGTTCGATTATATATTTCCACAGTGTGATTACAGTAGCTACAAAATAGGTCCAAGTGCCCAAGCCACAAACCTCACATTtacaagttataaaaaagcaCCTGCACAAAACAGACCGAAATGAAGAAGCACCACTGGTCTTGTTAGTTCCATAAGGGAAGGTTACTAATgacacattatatatacatatattcataATCATTGTAAAAAACTTGCACAAGTTAGATCTTGCTTAGGTATGTCAGCCTAATCATTCTTTTCCAGATATGTGAGATACGATTCAGTCATTGACTTCAAGAGTCAATAACAGACATTTGAgagagatgattttttttttttgtaatgtggtGAGGTTACAACAAAAACACTGGAACTTAAAGGCTGTGGGAGAGATCACATGGTCTTTAACTACAGGCAATACATTCTCTCCTATAGAGGTTTTACGCTAGGCTACATGCAGTGAATAAAAtaacagcaaaaaaagaatattCTTCAAAAACCCTGTCTCCCTTTAACTGTTTTAGTGTTGAACTGTAAAACTACTTGGCTTTTTCCATATGAACTACTGGTTTAACTTCAGTATATAAGGGTGGGTGGCCAGAGGTTactgttgaactcaaacaactGTGATACAAGTTGTTAACTTGATAACTCTGTGGGTTTATTTTGTTCTTTGTGGATTTTAGATTCTAGAATATGACACAATTATGacacagtaggctacattgttACGTCATTCCCTGTGTAGGCCTAGTTCTAAACACATCATGAAGTGATGCAATGAAAACACAAATTTAACAGTTTCTATAGCTGTAGTCAGCAGTTAGGCTACGTTACATTACAGTTATTTAGCTGACCCTTTAATCCAAAAAGACTTACAATTAGAGGTGGAGCCAGAGATTGTAAACATTCAAACCTAGGATGGTCTGGGGCATGCCACCGGGGAGATTTTTCTTCTCCATTTACCGTAGCTAAATTACTAACCTTGAAACCTATTTTTGTTATAGGCCTACGCAGGAGTAGAGTACAGTACATAATTAATGGCGATATTTCCCCAGTAATAGAACTTTTGCTATTGCTTTGCCGGTCCAGTCACAGAGACTAAGGGGAAGTGACACAAAGTTCAAGTTATCTTAAAACCATTAAAGATGTGTAGCTTTTGAGAAAATATTcggggctggagccccagaagccaCCCCTGCTCCGCCCCTGCTTACAATAATAATGAGTTTTCAGTTAGCGACAGAAGATGTGTAGAGTTGTCAATTGGGAGTTCATTCTATTGTGGAGCCAGGCCAAGTAGCCTAGTAAGACTCGTCCTCATTTTACCGGAGATCTCTAACTCTTTCACGGAGCGATGACCCCTGGATGATCCCTCTGTGCAGTGTTGGCAGAACTGTCTGCTAAATCCTCTCAGGTGTAGCTGCAGAGCGCAGGCTCCtcccccagccagctctctctctGACCGGACTGTCAGAAGAACAGGAAGACTCCTCTACCGCTAAAGACGTATTCGCTTACCACTGTCATTAGGGGTTAAAAAGTTAACTAAACTTGTAAAGCAGTCATGGAAACTAATTTAGGAGACACAGTCGGGGCAAGTCATCTGTAATACCAACTCGTCGCCCTTGTTGTAGTCGCCGAAACAACTCGTGGAAGTGGGAAGAGCGGAGTTGTTTTCTTTCCACGGAGACTTTACCTACTGTAGTCAGACGAGCTAGCATAGCTAAAGCTAACGGTTAGCTCAGTTACCGCATACTTCGGGACTTAAAATTCAAATCGTTTAAAGCTTCGGTTTGTTTCACATGTGGATACTGGTAGAATACATCCTcgtttgtattttataaacgcAACAGGTTGTTTTCGTACTTGTCGTCCCGAGGTCTTGGGGCTGTGCTTTGAATTTCCCTCCTTCAGTGATACAGAGAGACGGCTTAGCGAAGGGCTCGGGGTAGTTGGCTTTTTACCAAATCATTAGCAACTTTGTGCTAATTGTAGCTAAGTTAGCAAGGGCTCTAGCTTAGGCCAAAGGGAATTAACAGTTGGCTTTTTCTCAAAGTTAGGAAATACCCTCGGAAGAAACGTTTGCTTTTGTTACGTTTGAGTGTGGGGGAAGATTAGGTAACGTTACCGCCACAGGGTTATTTTGACACCCAAGGAAACGGATTAAGTTATAAATATGGATCCAAACACGGGGAGCTCTGCCTCAGCTGCAGGTCCCAAGAAGGACAAGAAATCGAAGAAGAGCTATGAGGATGGAGATGGGAAAAAGAAATTTGTGAGTATCCCACAGGTTCAACTTGCTGCACCTTTATGATCTGTTTGGTTATGTAGCCTCAAAAGTGTTGCCCCTAACTACACAGATGTTACATTTTCTTCCTCTCAGGTGAAGCTACAAAGCAACAAACTGCCACTATACCTGTAATTACTTTCACGCCCTAAAGCTGTGCACCAGTTGTCAAAATAGCTTGAAATGTTGTCCTGTAGTAATTATGATTTAGGTCAAAGTAAGTGTCAACATAAGAGGAGGTAGCTGCTATCCAACTTTGAAGACTTGTACTGTGCAATAAACCTTAAGTAATGCAGTCCTGACGAATTGCAACAAACAACAATGACTCCCAAACACAAATCAGAAACACTAAAAATTGAAAACATAATAGAATTGTGACAAATGAATGACCTAACTGTATTGTAAGGTGTGGCATTGGCACATGGAATTTTTTGTAGGTGGCTTAATCATGATGACATcatgtggttgtgtcagcatgTGTGATTCAATGTGGTGTCTTGATGGACGCAGAGCAGTAACAGTCACCAGTATGTATGCCTGTCATTAGCCATTGAAAACTGTTGCGTAACATAACTCCTTGGCCATGTCTAGCAACAGGTGAAAACTGATATTGTACACATTGACAAACAGTAACCATAGACGATGCACAGAAGACACATCTGGTCACTGAgcaaacaacccccccccccacacacacacacacacacacacacacacacacacacactactttcAGAGGGTTGTCAGGCCCTTTTTGGCTCACACTCAGAAGCCCCCTCGTTTAAACCAAAAGGTGTTTTATATCCTGCTGACATGAATGAACACAAACAGTTTCTtacaacacacatttacatttacatacagAACACGTTCAGGCTTTTTGTTGAGAACTTTTTCATGTAGCTAATACCACTGGGGCATGAGCCCAATGGCATGTAGACTATGCCAAGCAGTAGTGGTAGGAGGTTGTAGTTGGTCTTGTTTCCCGGCATTGTTTTGATGACAAGACACAGTCAGTGGAGTAGGGAAAAGGTGTCCAGGctgtactgtaaatgtatgCTCAGTCTTGTGCTTTTTCAGCATTTGAAAACAAAGACAGTaatagacaataaaaaaaaataaaaaagtaataaaagacGTTATTTCAGTAGTGCTATTGTATGCTCAGGTTTAGCTAGGGCTATAAGTAAACATGAGTCACAGTCTGTGACTCACAGACAGAAATCAATTATGCAATGATCTGAGATAACTCTGCATACATGAGTCTGTGTCATTCTGCCTGatagtgtaagtgtgtgtgtacacagctAGACTGCCCACCTTAGAAGAGCTATGTCCTTTACTTCGGTCCACCACTAACTGAAACTTGAACCCATTCTGACACAGTCAGAGTTCAGAAAGCGGTTAAGGGGTGTAGAATTATGTGTGGCATACTTGATCTACAGTGTGacattgtctctctctcaactatATTGTCTGTGTCATTAACTTCTCTTTGATTTCATCACTCTCCACTTTCCCCTCTTCTCATACAAACCAGtgatagtctggatcaacggaagtacatttccagaataaATGCCAGATAATTGCCCTCCGCTTCcgttctctgtgtgttgccattctcaaaaTCCCCTttgctttgggaaacaacaacaaactctgagctagcaagctacacactgaaaatggcaagttttgaaggaATTTCAATTCAAAagaatttggatcgtgcaacaagagccggcctgcttggttcttttagGGCATGATTGTAAAGGTTAACAATGAATATGTTTACcacatttactatctaactgggacgttttggacCGAGATGAGACGATTGctatggacaaagtacacactgCGATACACCAGTAAAAGCAAGTATCTATACGTACCTATGGCGTAGATTCAACGCataaccataaatcaagctttacaTCAACTAGGTTTGGCATTAAGACCAATGCTATGGCTGTTGGCAGCATTAGGCATTTATGACAGATcaacaaaaatcaacaaaataaGTATATTTATGTTCTGCCCCAATCACGATTCAGTGCATTAAATGTTGCTTAACCCAGCAATACCCTGTAATGTGTATTACTGTACATCTCTActcgaaaaaaaacatatgccTGCTGTACTGGTGTGATGTTCCACTGCTGTGTGGACGCATGTCTGTAAGTCTGAGCATGCGTGTGTCTCAGTTTACACACTTAGGTGTTTTTTGAGATATGTAACCTTAACATGATTTGCTGCGCTTACAGGTACCTTTGTTACTGAGCATGATACATGTATTTAGTTTGAAGCCAAAAGCAAGTCATATTGTGCTCCCTGAAGCGCTATCTGTGTTCTTCAGGCCTAGAGAGAAAGGATCAACCTCCATGAATGCTGTTGACATAGACAGGCTGGCTCAACCCAGCAGGCAGACACAGTGTGGATTAGCCAGGGATCACTGCCTTGGACAGTTGTTTGGGATACAAGGTGAATTGTAGATCACAGATTCTGGCTCTGGGACATCTTGTTGCATTTGGCAGGTTATCTGTTTTATTCAGGTGAAATGTTGGCTGAATTCTCTCATGTAGAAGAGGAATTTGTTCAGGCCCTGATAAGGAATATCAGTTATCAAGGAGAAGATAACCCAATATTTAGAGTAAGTTGTGTAATTTAAGCATGTTCTTCTGGGACTTCTGGGACATTTCTCTCAGAGCGTCAATGGTTATTTActatttattggcatttcataTTGTCATTTTAATCAATGTGATAATGCCATGGGTTAGATTTTTAGCCATAATTATAAcattattttcagacatttgaagctgtgtCAGAGGATAGCTTGTCTTACATTAAAATTGTACTGTAATTGTAAAGAATATTGCCTATTCTGATACTTGGAAAATTATATTTATTCTCATACAGTATCATTTGtaactcttttttttatctaactTCCAGCATTAACTGTTAGTTGATG
Proteins encoded:
- the LOC116052665 gene encoding uncharacterized protein LOC116052665, with product MEAMLEVEVEVEVEVEEEEDKKRVLRMDGEESQHEFIYVDEAGFNLTRTRRRGRNIIGYRAIVNVPGQRVLFHVRGDAALISHSATYGGLWAQISSYRAAASPKRVHGGPGADRAGDAEECGAGFWSFPAHLRKSSQPKPKNRYILLYRCIRDRTPRLNKHGVRLHNLLRVFSSSSRPTQPVSTRSTMLRQILLNSTDTPDLDLVLMAQFSTHAPSSLNASHGGSVSVAALLRPIAGRGAGGLREGELHKPDLITYIVMCLLLFLLVLLIVFFINCQLRNSFFASMPYDRSLREARTSYK